The Rhodothermales bacterium genomic interval CGTACCCGAACTGACCCGGCTTCGGGAGGGTGTGGAAGATCCAGACCTGCCGGCCCGTCACGACGTCGAACGCGCGGATGTGCCCCGGGCCGGCGTTATACCCTTCGCCCGGCGACGACCCGAGGATGATCAGGTTCTCGAAGATGACGCCCGGACTGGGCGACGACGCGCGCTCCACGCGCAGCGGGTCGATGTCGAGCCCCGGGCGCAGATCCACCATCCCACTGTCACCGAACGTGGTGATCAGCTCCCCCGTGAGGGCGTCGATCGCCGACAGGGTGTTGGTGTTGGCGTACATCAGGATCCTGCGATCCGTGCGGTCTTCGTTCTCCCAATACGTCATCCCGTGTTCGAAGTACCCCCGCGGCAGACCCATCAACGACACGGCATTCGGACTACGATGCTCCCAGAGGATCCGCCCCGTGCCGGCGTGTAATGCTACGACGGCGTTCGAATCCCCAAAGACGTACATCGTCGAATCGACCACGATCGGGTTGATGGAGGCGGCGCCCTCGGTCTCATAGGTCCAGGCGACCTCTAGCTGCTGCACGTTGGTCCGATTGATCTGGTCTAGCGCCGAAAAATGGGTCGCGCCAGGCTCTGCTTCATACCGCGCCCAGCGATAAAAGCGCTCGTCGAGCTCGTTGGACGATCCGGAGCAGGCGGATACGAAGATGAAGAGGGCGAAGAGAGGGCTGCGGGGCATTTATTTACTGATAAACACATTTGTCCCCCGACGGGCGGAGGTCAGGATGTCCGGGAGGCCGTCGTTGTTGAGGTCGGCCGAGATCATGTCAGTCCCGACGCCCGAGTTGTTGTTGACCAGTTCGGGGACGAAGCGGGCCTGGCCGTTTGCGCGGACGAGTCGGAACCAGTAGACGACGGGAGCGCCGAAGGCATCCGGATCCGTCGGGTTTTCGCCGAAGTGCGCCCACCAGCGTTTGCCGGTCACGATATCCTGCAGGCCGTCGCCATCGATGTCGGCCAGCGTGAGGGCGTGTAGGGCGGCGAAGACGACGCCGTTGTTGGGGTTGGCGAAGTCGTCCATGATCATGTGCCGTTCGAAGGAGATCGTGCCGGCGGCGTCGCGCTTCTGCTCGAACCACGCCAGGCCGAAGCCGTGACCTTCGAGGCTGGTGACGACATCGTTCAGCCCGTCGCCGTTGACGTCGTAGGCGAACGCGCGGGCGCCGCCACCGCCGCCCTGCTGAGAGCCCCAGCGACCAAACGTCTCGGGGTGGTACGTCCACGGCTGCCCGTTCGGGGTAGCCGGCTGCTGCCACCAGCCATACGCCTGGATGAGATCCTTGCGCCCATCCCCATCCACATCGCCGGTACCCAGGCCGTGGGCGTACATCGCCCCCCAGGGCCCTTTTTCGGTGACCGCGTGGAAAGTCCACATCTGCGTCGGGTCCGGCCCGGGCTCGGCGTAGCCGATGAAGCCGCCGTCGGTATAGACGTACTCGAGCTGGCCGTCGCCGTCGATGTCGTCCGCGAAGGCGACCTCGTTATCCACCGACGGGATCACCATGTGTTTGGCCCAGCGGTGCACAGCGGCGTCTTTGCCGGGGTTCACGAAGAGGAACCCGGGCCGGCCCGGTTCGCCCGTATGCAGGACGTCCGGGTAGCCGTCGCCGGTAAAGTCGCCGGCGGAGGCGAGGAGCGGATCGGGGTACGAGGTGGGGGAATAGGTTCGTGGGACATATAGCTCATGACGCGTCGTGAATTCGGGGCCGATGAAGATATTCGGGCCGGCGATGACGTCCATATTCCCATCCAGATTCACGTCGGCGGCCGTGACGGCTTCGCTGTAGAACATGGCTTCCAGCTGCTGTTTCCGGAAGCGGGGGGATGTCACTTCGATCGGGTGGGCGTTTTTGACGTCCATCGGCTTGACGCCCACGCCGCGGAAGCGGATCTCGGTGCCGGCGGGGCCGGCGATGAAGAGGCCGACCTGCCCGTGCGCCGTGCCCGCGGCGGCGGTGACGCCGGCCTCGACCGTGCCGGCGCCATTCAACAACCCGCGCAGCGACGTGCCCACGGAGTGGATTTCGACGCGGTTCCAGCTGTTATCGAGCTTCAACGGTTCGATGCCCTGTTTGCCGCCGAGTTGCCCGGGGTACAGCAAGCCAAGACCAGGGTACTCGGCCCGGAAGTCGACCATGCTCATCGGGTACGGACTCGGGTTCGGCTCGACGACCGTGCGCTCGACCAATTTACCGGTCGCATCCAGCACGATGTGATGACCGCCTACCTTGCCCTCGCCAAACGAATACAAGATGCCCGTCGTCCGCTCCCCTTCACTCTCCGCGTGGATCACGATCCCCGGCTCACAACCCGGCCCGCAGCGAAACGACGCCATCGCCGCCAGGTCCTGGCTGGTGATGTCCAGCAGCAGCAACGCGCTCCCGCCCTGCCCTACGACGCCCACGTACTCCCCGGCCTGTACCCGCCAGCGTCCGCTCTGAGGCCGCACACCGTCCATGCTCGTGGCATCGAAGGTTCGGGCCGGCAAAAACGTCTGCACATACGCCGCGTCGAGGGTCGGCGCGAGGGCGGCGCTGGGCGATGGCGGCTCGGCCGCCTGCTGACCCAGCAGCTGGGCGAGAGGGATCGTTTCCTCCTCTTTTTTAGTGTCCTGGGCAAGTGCCAGAGCGGGTGTCAGGAGCGCGCAGAGCGCGAAAAGGACCCAACGGGGTAGGCATGATTTCATGACGGACGCTCGTAAGAACCGTAAAGCAAAAACCGACGATCACAACGTGCCCCAGAACACAAACGTGCCCCGGCTGCCGGACGTAACGATGTCCAGGGAGCCATCGCCGTCGATGTCGATGACTTTGACCTCGGAGCCGACGCCGGACTTATTGTGGATGAGGCGCGGGACAAATTCCACCCCGCCGGCGGCGCCGGGGCTCCGCACGGTCTGGTACCAATAGATGACTCCTTCCCCATCGGGATCGGGGTCCGAGAAAGCATCGAGGTGGGACCAGTGGCGTTTGCCGGTTACGAAGTCCAACACGCCGTCGTGGTTGATGTCGGCCAGGGTGGCGCCGGAGTGGACCTGCGAGAACGTGACCCCGCCGGCGTTTTTCGTCGAAAAATCCCCCATGATGAGGTGCTCGACGAACGTGATCTTGCCGGCGGCGTCGCGCTGCTGCTCGTACCAGGCGAGGCCCCACCCGTGGGCGGAGAGGCTGGTGACGACGTCGTTGAGGCCGTCGCCGTTGAAGTCGTACACGGCGATCTCGGCGCCGCCCGGATGCTGGGGCGAGCGGGTCAGCCGGCCGAAATGGGCTTCGTGGTAGATCCACATCCCCGTATCCGCGCCGGCGGCGGGCTGCTCCCACCATCCGCGCGCCTGGAGGATGTCGACCCGGCCGTCGCCGTTGACGTCGCCGGTGCCCACGCCGTGCGTATTGCAGCCAGCGACGACCGGCTGGGAGATCTTATGGACCTTCCACGCGCCGTTCAGGTTTGCGGGGTCAGGTTCGGCGTAGGCCACGCGACCGTCGTTGGCTACATAGACGATCTCGGGCTTTCCGTCAGCGTCGACATCGGCGCGGACCGCCGTTTCGCTGCACACGTCTGGCAGCGCCTCAACCCGATCCCAGAAGCGTTTCTCGCCTTGCGGGTTCAGGTAGAGCACGAGCGGCCGGCGTTCGGTGACGAGGGCATCGATCCATCCGTCCTCGTTCCAGTCGTTCGCAAACGTCAACATGTCGTTGATGTACTCGAGTCCCGGGTTGAATACCCGCGCCTCGTAATATTCGCGGCGGACGCCGAAGTCAGGGCCGAGGTAATAAAACGGACCCGAGATGAGGTCCTGCACGCCGTCGCGGTTGACGTCCGCCACGTCGGCGCCCCAGCCGTAATAAAACTCATTCACCTGCTGAACCCGGAAGTCGCTCGAGGTCTGTTCAGGCTCAACCGTCAGCGTGTGCAGATCTTTCACCGACACGTCATCGAACTCGACCTTCCCGGAGCCGACGTACAGGGCGATCGGGCCGTAACCATGGACGTACGTCACAGGGATGATGACGGCTCCCCCGAACTCGGGCGCTTCCGCCTGTGGGAAATCCTGCGCCGTACCACCTCGGATGGCGTTGCGGACGTTGTTGAGATGGTTGAAGATGGCATTGCCGTCGACAAAGACCTCAAGCGTATTCCAGGTATCCGCTTTCGCCAGCACGGGCGCGGACATCGCCGCGGTGGCTGCATCGAGCACCGGGCTGGAAGACATCGCCGGTTGGTTGCCGCCGCCTCCGCCGCCCTGCGGGCCCCGGGCGGACGTTTTAGCGGTGATCTTCCCATTCGCGTCCAGCGTCACCCGGTAGGGGGCGACGGTTTCGCCCTCGATTGCCACAAAAATCCCCTTCATGCCCGTCGGCGTTTCCTCGGCGCGCAGCAGGATGCCGGCGTCGCACGGGCCGGCGCAGCGGAAACGGGTGAAGACGGCGGCATTTTGATACGATTCATCCAGCATCAGCCACCCGCCGTCTCGCCCGGCCGTCCCGGTGATCGTCCCAAACTCGGCCCGCCACTGGGCCTGGCCCACCGGCTGCCAGCCGGCAAGGTCGGAGCCATAAAAGGTATAATCCGGGATAAAATCCGGCGCCGGGCTCTGTTGGGCCCGAGCCGGGGCCGCCAGTACCAGGCTCAGTGCGGCGAGCATGCCGGCGGTTTTCAGAAGCACCATGACAGACCTCTAGGGATGATTCATGCACCGGCCGGCGCAAAGCGCTTCCGCCGGAGGGGAGCCTCAAAAGAGGCGGGACGTTCGGGGCTGGAAATTACCGGGGGAGGGCAAAAGCAACGTAGCTGGGGCTACGCGGCGTGGTCAGCCGGGGAGCGCCCTGCCCGCCCTGCGTCGCCGATATCACGACAAACTGCCGGCCGCCTACCTGGTAGACGGCCGGAATGCCTTCACCCACTCCGGGCAAAGACGTCGACCAGAGCACGGCCCCGGTCTCGCGATCATGGGCCCACAACTTTTCGCCGGCGGACACAAAGATCAGCTCGCCGGCCGTGATGGTTGGCCCTCCGCGGACCCAGACTGTAGCGCCGGTGTTCAGGATGCCTTTTTCGACCAGGTGTGGCACTTCGCCGACAGGCACCTGCCAATCAATGTCGCCCGTGTTCATGTCGTACGCGGTGAGGCGGAACCACGGGGGCTGGATCACGGGTATGCCCTTGCTATCGAGAATGTGGTTCCATCCGCTCTGATACCGTGGCGGCGCCTCGGGCCGGCCCACGAGGTTCTGGGTAGAGGCGAGCTCCTGGCCGGTGGTGAGCGCGAGTTCCGGGTTGGCCAGGTACGCGAGGAGCGCGTCGTACTGGCCGTCGGTCATCTGCGGGAACGCCGGCATCAGGCCCTGCCCTACCAGCAGCTGCTGCTTCATGTCGTCGTGGCTCAGCCGCTCCGTCACCCCAACGAGCGACGGTATGCCGCCGAGGGGTTGCCCCTGCCGGTTGGCGCCGTGGCAGAGCTGGCAGTTCGCCAGATAAAACGCCTGCCCCTGATCGAAGGGGGATCCGCCCGTACCGACCGCGCCCGGGTAGATGGGCTCGAGCTTGAGGATGGACGGCATGTTGTAGCTGAGGACAAAAAACGTCCCGTCCCGAGGGTCGCCGGCGGTCGATCCCCAGTTGGCCCCACCTCGGTTGCCGGGCGACTGGAGCGTGGGCCGCGTATCCGGAGGTGTGAACATCCCTTTGTACACCATCGAGCGAACAAGCGCTTCCAGGGAGTCGCGGTCGCGGGTGTCCATGTGGGGGTTGAAGTCCTCGATGGCCAGGGACTGGGGGATAAATGGCGCCGGCTTCGTAGGGAACGGCTGCGTGGGCCAGGGCTGCTCGCCCGGCATGTCGGACCCCGGCACAGGCCGCTCTTCAATCGGCCAGAGCGGCTCGCCCGTCTCCCGGTTGAAGGCGAACACAAAGCCCGTCTTCGTCGCCAGCGACACGATGTCGAGCGGCCGACCCTCCCGCTCGATGGTCAGCAGGACCGGCGTGGCGGTGAGGTCGTAGTCCCACAGGTCGTGGTGGACCGTCTGGAAGTGCCATTTCCGCGCGCCGGTGCGGGCGTCGAGGGCGACGAGCGAGTTGGCAAACAGGTTTTCGCCGTGACGATCGACGCCGTAGAAGTCGTAGTTGGCGGATCCGAGCGGGACGTACACGATGCCCCGGTGTTCATCCAGGCTTATCCCGCCCCACGCGTTGGCGCCTCCGGCTTCATCGGAGCGGCCCGGGGGCCAGGTATCGTAGCCGAACTGTCCCGGCTTGGGGAGGGTATGGAAGATCCACGCCTGCTGGCCGGTGCGGATGTCGAAGCCGCGGATGTGCCCCGGGCCGGCGGCGTAGCCCTCACCTGGCGCGGAGCCCATGATGTAGAGGTCTTCGAAGACGACGCCCGGAACCGGCGCCGTGGCGCGGTGCATGCGTAGCGGGTCGATATCCAGCCCGTTCCTCAGATCCACCTTGCCCCCGTCACCAAAGGAAGGGATGGATTCTCCCGTATCTGCATCGATCGCGACCAGGAAGTAACTGCCTCGAAAGAACAAGATGCGTCTCTCGGACCGGTCGGCGCTTTCCCAGTAGGCGATTCCGTGTTCAACGCGGCCAGTAGGCAGT includes:
- a CDS encoding VCBS repeat-containing protein — protein: MKSCLPRWVLFALCALLTPALALAQDTKKEEETIPLAQLLGQQAAEPPSPSAALAPTLDAAYVQTFLPARTFDATSMDGVRPQSGRWRVQAGEYVGVVGQGGSALLLLDITSQDLAAMASFRCGPGCEPGIVIHAESEGERTTGILYSFGEGKVGGHHIVLDATGKLVERTVVEPNPSPYPMSMVDFRAEYPGLGLLYPGQLGGKQGIEPLKLDNSWNRVEIHSVGTSLRGLLNGAGTVEAGVTAAAGTAHGQVGLFIAGPAGTEIRFRGVGVKPMDVKNAHPIEVTSPRFRKQQLEAMFYSEAVTAADVNLDGNMDVIAGPNIFIGPEFTTRHELYVPRTYSPTSYPDPLLASAGDFTGDGYPDVLHTGEPGRPGFLFVNPGKDAAVHRWAKHMVIPSVDNEVAFADDIDGDGQLEYVYTDGGFIGYAEPGPDPTQMWTFHAVTEKGPWGAMYAHGLGTGDVDGDGRKDLIQAYGWWQQPATPNGQPWTYHPETFGRWGSQQGGGGGARAFAYDVNGDGLNDVVTSLEGHGFGLAWFEQKRDAAGTISFERHMIMDDFANPNNGVVFAALHALTLADIDGDGLQDIVTGKRWWAHFGENPTDPDAFGAPVVYWFRLVRANGQARFVPELVNNNSGVGTDMISADLNNDGLPDILTSARRGTNVFISK
- a CDS encoding FG-GAP-like repeat-containing protein; protein product: MVLLKTAGMLAALSLVLAAPARAQQSPAPDFIPDYTFYGSDLAGWQPVGQAQWRAEFGTITGTAGRDGGWLMLDESYQNAAVFTRFRCAGPCDAGILLRAEETPTGMKGIFVAIEGETVAPYRVTLDANGKITAKTSARGPQGGGGGGNQPAMSSSPVLDAATAAMSAPVLAKADTWNTLEVFVDGNAIFNHLNNVRNAIRGGTAQDFPQAEAPEFGGAVIIPVTYVHGYGPIALYVGSGKVEFDDVSVKDLHTLTVEPEQTSSDFRVQQVNEFYYGWGADVADVNRDGVQDLISGPFYYLGPDFGVRREYYEARVFNPGLEYINDMLTFANDWNEDGWIDALVTERRPLVLYLNPQGEKRFWDRVEALPDVCSETAVRADVDADGKPEIVYVANDGRVAYAEPDPANLNGAWKVHKISQPVVAGCNTHGVGTGDVNGDGRVDILQARGWWEQPAAGADTGMWIYHEAHFGRLTRSPQHPGGAEIAVYDFNGDGLNDVVTSLSAHGWGLAWYEQQRDAAGKITFVEHLIMGDFSTKNAGGVTFSQVHSGATLADINHDGVLDFVTGKRHWSHLDAFSDPDPDGEGVIYWYQTVRSPGAAGGVEFVPRLIHNKSGVGSEVKVIDIDGDGSLDIVTSGSRGTFVFWGTL
- a CDS encoding PQQ-binding-like beta-propeller repeat protein; amino-acid sequence: MFHSVRFPLCVLVLAAVLLSACNPQGTRLDEKYSRWTRYEAEPGATHFSSLDQIDRTNVGQLQEVWRYTSSGVEAFNPIVIDSTMYVFGDEKAVVALHAGTGAELWVHTSTLPTGRVEHGIAYWESADRSERRILFFRGSYFLVAIDADTGESIPSFGDGGKVDLRNGLDIDPLRMHRATAPVPGVVFEDLYIMGSAPGEGYAAGPGHIRGFDIRTGQQAWIFHTLPKPGQFGYDTWPPGRSDEAGGANAWGGISLDEHRGIVYVPLGSANYDFYGVDRHGENLFANSLVALDARTGARKWHFQTVHHDLWDYDLTATPVLLTIEREGRPLDIVSLATKTGFVFAFNRETGEPLWPIEERPVPGSDMPGEQPWPTQPFPTKPAPFIPQSLAIEDFNPHMDTRDRDSLEALVRSMVYKGMFTPPDTRPTLQSPGNRGGANWGSTAGDPRDGTFFVLSYNMPSILKLEPIYPGAVGTGGSPFDQGQAFYLANCQLCHGANRQGQPLGGIPSLVGVTERLSHDDMKQQLLVGQGLMPAFPQMTDGQYDALLAYLANPELALTTGQELASTQNLVGRPEAPPRYQSGWNHILDSKGIPVIQPPWFRLTAYDMNTGDIDWQVPVGEVPHLVEKGILNTGATVWVRGGPTITAGELIFVSAGEKLWAHDRETGAVLWSTSLPGVGEGIPAVYQVGGRQFVVISATQGGQGAPRLTTPRSPSYVAFALPR